Below is a window of Chloroflexota bacterium DNA.
GACAGGGAATCGGCCAGGACCGCTCCGGTCTTCTGCCACTCAGATAAACCCTCTTGCTCGAAACGATCGAATTGTTCACTGACATCAGCGACCCGCGAGACAAGGTCGGCATCCTTTTCGGGAGTCTCAGCCGGCGCTGGCGGGACCACCGCTCGAACCTGGGGAATATCGACGGCCTCGCCGCCGTGCATGGCCTGGGAACTCCCGCCCGCTCGTGCCATTGAATCCGAGGCCAAAAAGCGTTCAGCCAGTCGATCCAGATCGAGGAAAATATCGGCCAGACTGCCGGCAATCCGCTCGGCCTCGGCCTGCTGTATTTCAGATAGAGCAAGCAGGAAACGATCGCGCAGCAGTTCCAGCATGAGGCGTTGCCGGGCCTGGGTCCACATCTCGTCCAGCGGGATATAGACTGCCGCGGCCCCGATGCTGCTAAAGGGACCCAATTCGCGCAGCGCCGCCGTATCTGGCGCCAGTGCGTTTCGCAGATAGATGTTGGCGTCTGCCGTCAGAAAGGCCTCCAGCACATTGCCCACGACTGTGGTCAATTCCCCCTCATCCTTGACCAGCGCTCCACTGGTCTTAACCCGATCGAACAGGTAGCTACGGTCGAAGGGACTAAACTCTGAGGCCACCGTCTGAAGGGAATCCATGAAATCATTGCCGCCGCGGGCACCTGGTGTGGTCAGATGAACCAGTTCCCGGGCAGCCAGGTGCACCGAGGCCTCCTCGCGTCTTCGTTCAGGAGGGGGCGTGAAGACAGCGGAGCTCAGCAGGCCGATCTGTTCCAGTATCCCCCCGACCTGATTTCGCAGAAGATCGGTCAACGGCCAGAGCAGTGCGGTGGCATGTTCATCCGCCAGGGAAGCCACCACGAAAACGGATAGCTGACTCTCTTCCTCCTCTGGTTCCGTTTCATCGTACCTGGCCTGCTCGATGATGGCAAGGAGATCGGCAGCTATCGCTGGCTGGCTGCGACAGAAATGCTGGTACCAGAGACGACGGGACATGGAGGACCCTGTATCATCAGGGGCAGCATAGTGCCCCACGATATCCAGGGTGGGCCAGAGCAGGCGGTGTGTATCCCGCTGCATTTCCAGCACGCTGGGATGGCTGTCAGACAGCGCCCGGGCAGGATCTTCAAGCGACTCACGGGCCAGGAACTGCTGCCGGTAAAAGCTCACATCATCCCAACGGTCGGGCCCTGGACGAGCCACAGTGATGCTGCCATCTTCGTCGGGAAGGACAAGCACATAGCTAACGATATCGCTGAGGAGCGGCAGCCCCATGAATCGACTCGCGACTCCACGCCCCCGCCCGGCAGTCCCGGCAAAAAGGCTGGGCGCCAGAACACGGGAGCGGTCGCGAGTACGTAACCGAGGCCACATGTGTGCCACGACCCGCGCACCCCATCCGCCCACTCCGACGATGGCGGCTCGATTGCGACTTCCTTGATGCATGGTAGCCCTTACTTTTGCGGGAAACGATCGCTGTCTCCAGCGTCAATCTCCGTAGGCGTGAGATCCTCAACAATCAACTTGCCGTTTCCTTGCAAATCGCCTTGCAGAACAATATCCGGCAGGTTACGCCAGCTGCTATCGAGATGCAACGGACCGCGCTTGATAAAGTCCAGGTAATGGCGAAAGTAATCGCTCATCGCCTCCAGGTAGGTGATCGGAAGGCCATGTTCGATCCGACAGGCATCGATCCGGGTGGGATCACCGGTCGAGACCCGTTCATACTCAGCGTAATCCCTCAGCAACCCGTCGTAAAGCTTGACATGCCGGAGGTCGTCGTCGACACCAACCAGGATCGTGTGTTCCAGATCCTGTTCATCAAACCCACCCTTGTCCAGATCGTAGCGCCAGAATGGATGGCAGCGAGAGAAAAGCTGCTTGAAGCGCTCCCCGAGCATGGCCCGGTTGGCAGCCAGAATGCGTTCGAGACGGAACTCCTCCACCGGAATCGCGTGGTCGACAACACGCCGGCTATGAGCCATCAGGTATTCGTGCATATCGAGCCAACTCAAGGGCCGGCTCTCTGCCTCACCCAATACCTGGCCCGCGTCGGTCCGCAGGGAGAGGGTCTCGCTGAACGAGGATTCCAGCAAGGTTCGACGCTCGGCCAGCGTTACCTGCACCTGGAAAATGAGGGGGTCGCCCACCAGGTTGTCAAGGGAGTCCTCGAGACGGTGGGCCAGGATACGGCGCCAATTGTCGGGTTCAAACTCATCAGTGATATATGCTTCGTCGACGGCATCGCTGGTCAGATCATAGATCGTCTCCTGTTCCGCTTGCCGGCGCAATCGGAAGAAAAGGCGCATCCCTTCCGTAATACCCTTATTGCGAGCGGTCTCTGCCTCACCGATACGTCCTTCGATGCTACCTTCCATGCCATCGAAAACGGGTAGCAGCCGACTCCAAACCCCCTTGGCGGCCTGTTCCATGCGCAGATCGTATTGCAATTGACCGAGATGATCGGAGAGTACCATCCGTTCCTGTTGGGTGGCACGCTTCAGGTTGTTGACGAAAAGCATGTCGAAGGGCCAGAAGCCCAGCAGATTGACGATCGCTGGATCCCGTACCTGCCTGAGCCGGTTCTCTACAGTCTCGATGCGCTGAATCAACGCCTCCTCGTCGGCACGACTGGCCTGCTGGCGCGCCGTGTTCAGCCGGTGCAGGGCACTGGCGAAGAAGAGGGCACCGCGCAGCCCATAGCGGCGAGCGGCGTCATGGATTTCAGCCTGCAACTCGTCGAGCAGCCGGTGAAACGACTCCGGCGACCATTGAGCGGCATCTGCCGCCGCCTGGGGTTCATCCACTTCCTCCTCCCAGGGAGAAGATGGCGAAGTCGCCGAGTCGTCCCATTCCTCCTCCTCGTCCCACGCCTCCTGGGGGGCCGAACCAGGATCGACCGGCGTTGTCTGTCCACCCGCGGCAGCGTGCCGGTGGTGCAACACATCATCCAACTGCAGGGTCAGTGCATCGGCCCGCCCCTCCAGGCTGTTCATATCAGCCGGGGTCAACTCCCGGAGCAGGCCCTGATCGAGTAACCGGGCGGCGTATTGCAATGCACAATACTCCCGCATGCGCTCCTGCGGCACAACCAACGAAGAGGTAGCAAAGCTACTGTAGGCCAACAGACTTTGGCCGGCATCACTACGCTCTTGAGTGATATTGACATCATAGGCCCAGATGTGGGAGCCTATGTGGGATACGGTCTCCAGAAATATCTGGTGCCCGCTCATCTCCATCACATCCTCGATGCTGTCCAGGACCTCACCCCGTCGATTCTGGCGATCTACCAGGTAGATCCGATCAAAGGGCCGGCTGATCACAAGAGCTTGCTCGCCAGGATATTGAACCTCAAAATCGTGGCCGCTCTGGAAGTAGTCCAGCTCTTTCAACGCGGCATAGGCGTTGGCCTGAACGCGGGATTTCTGCAGGTCGCTATCAAGTTCATCCACGAAAACAGACGGCAAAGTGAAAACCCCGGTAATGATCGCCTGCTCCTGAAAGGTATCCCGAAGCTTTTGTGCCACGTCGAGGAAGATTCCAGATCCGGTGCCACCGCATAAGGAGGACACCACGTAAATGTGACGTAATCCTCCCTGGCGAACAACCGGATAACCCTGGTTTTCAGCCTCCTCGATGGTTGCGACCGACGCCATTCGATTCAGCTTCGGTTCCAGGTGATTCCAGAAGGTGCGATAGCGGCGGAAGAAAGAGAGCCGGCCAACGCAGCGAGTCTGGCGGGCACCGCTGTGAATCTGGCCAAGAGGCACCTGCCGGGCATCCCAGTTCCACCAGGCACTCACCGTAGGGTGATTTTCCAGGTGGCGAAGCACCTGGGTAGCATTATAGCCACCGATGTAGGCATATTCGTGTCGCTGCAGATACTCCTCGCCGGGCAGATTCGTCCAGGGAACGGTATCCACACCCAACAACTGGATGATCCCCGGTCCCTCCTCGCCGGGCGGGATGCCCCAGGCCTGACGCAGGCGTCGTTTGAAGGCGCGCACCGTGCCCACGCCGGTGCCACCCAGGCCAACGATCAGGGTCGGAACCAGGGTTGGTTTGCGTTGCATCCAGCCGTTGTCTTTGATATGGCTGTCACCATCTGCCATCGTATCCTCCAACGAAGTCCTTGTTAATCGATTGCGTAACGAAAGTGGTAGCGCGCGCCG
It encodes the following:
- a CDS encoding tubulin-like doman-containing protein, which produces MADGDSHIKDNGWMQRKPTLVPTLIVGLGGTGVGTVRAFKRRLRQAWGIPPGEEGPGIIQLLGVDTVPWTNLPGEEYLQRHEYAYIGGYNATQVLRHLENHPTVSAWWNWDARQVPLGQIHSGARQTRCVGRLSFFRRYRTFWNHLEPKLNRMASVATIEEAENQGYPVVRQGGLRHIYVVSSLCGGTGSGIFLDVAQKLRDTFQEQAIITGVFTLPSVFVDELDSDLQKSRVQANAYAALKELDYFQSGHDFEVQYPGEQALVISRPFDRIYLVDRQNRRGEVLDSIEDVMEMSGHQIFLETVSHIGSHIWAYDVNITQERSDAGQSLLAYSSFATSSLVVPQERMREYCALQYAARLLDQGLLRELTPADMNSLEGRADALTLQLDDVLHHRHAAAGGQTTPVDPGSAPQEAWDEEEEWDDSATSPSSPWEEEVDEPQAAADAAQWSPESFHRLLDELQAEIHDAARRYGLRGALFFASALHRLNTARQQASRADEEALIQRIETVENRLRQVRDPAIVNLLGFWPFDMLFVNNLKRATQQERMVLSDHLGQLQYDLRMEQAAKGVWSRLLPVFDGMEGSIEGRIGEAETARNKGITEGMRLFFRLRRQAEQETIYDLTSDAVDEAYITDEFEPDNWRRILAHRLEDSLDNLVGDPLIFQVQVTLAERRTLLESSFSETLSLRTDAGQVLGEAESRPLSWLDMHEYLMAHSRRVVDHAIPVEEFRLERILAANRAMLGERFKQLFSRCHPFWRYDLDKGGFDEQDLEHTILVGVDDDLRHVKLYDGLLRDYAEYERVSTGDPTRIDACRIEHGLPITYLEAMSDYFRHYLDFIKRGPLHLDSSWRNLPDIVLQGDLQGNGKLIVEDLTPTEIDAGDSDRFPQK
- a CDS encoding tubulin-like doman-containing protein yields the protein MHQGSRNRAAIVGVGGWGARVVAHMWPRLRTRDRSRVLAPSLFAGTAGRGRGVASRFMGLPLLSDIVSYVLVLPDEDGSITVARPGPDRWDDVSFYRQQFLARESLEDPARALSDSHPSVLEMQRDTHRLLWPTLDIVGHYAAPDDTGSSMSRRLWYQHFCRSQPAIAADLLAIIEQARYDETEPEEEESQLSVFVVASLADEHATALLWPLTDLLRNQVGGILEQIGLLSSAVFTPPPERRREEASVHLAARELVHLTTPGARGGNDFMDSLQTVASEFSPFDRSYLFDRVKTSGALVKDEGELTTVVGNVLEAFLTADANIYLRNALAPDTAALRELGPFSSIGAAAVYIPLDEMWTQARQRLMLELLRDRFLLALSEIQQAEAERIAGSLADIFLDLDRLAERFLASDSMARAGGSSQAMHGGEAVDIPQVRAVVPPAPAETPEKDADLVSRVADVSEQFDRFEQEGLSEWQKTGAVLADSLSQAADAGDADSRPTTLKQLDDEILSLILDHDQGLQAALSMVIAFHSQLERRRAAIHEWQRLHRPEPEPVEKDAQWSRWAQLEHLVKQPWLWLAITAGVGLLTMLIVAVVLNQRGVDTGALAAASVGAGIVVLLLSLALRRVLKKTVQGRVDAYRSMRQRRVDALANASLASDLDKLLAGLQRAVAQREQALSATLSSLEEDRNVLATQLSEPLTVPHSFVRQPLAQEELYEEFRDRSAHLPDQDVAPVVFKGSPDTEEGISQAWLRTIPVKTTALDGDHAASPPEPNLAEAMSLAIERYAARLSRPEAPAEVNVEAVLSQAVPEFDRSEFLISLRQRAKPLVFLNDQGAAVPIRIDLMAVPNASISTIAELGMQASELRLRLLSSYDPFSLTLLRTLHGIPLEAIASFASYERSYLNLDPDQQEALALPDLLPIPTSSPQ